TGACTTGTTAAAATATGGAAGTGTCCTGGTAACAAAGTAAAGTTTCTCCTCAAGGGAAAATTGGTGTCTGTGAAAAAGGTCATAAGTTCACCTATAAAATGCTGTAaattaaaagaacacacacgggaAATAACCTAGAAACTTTCtatttgaaagtgtgtgtgtgtgtgtgtgtgtgtgtgtgtgtgtgtgtgtacttgtgcatgaaGGGTGAGTGGGGCAAAGGGCACCTTCCCCCTAACGTCAGTAAAAGCACAAAAAAGCCTTCAACCCAAGCATGGGGAACATTCTCTGAAAATTTACTGAACACACCTGCACTGAGCACAACTGCACTGGGCACACTTGCATGCTGAAAACACCTGTGCTGAACACACCTGCATTGAACACACCTGCACTGAACACTCTTTCTTCCCATTCACTGACACTCAAGCAGAGAGATACACATTCATTACCACAAGTAAATAGAGGTTTTCTTTGCTGCTACACTTTTTTTCATCCCTGACTTTCAGTGTCCAATTACAGCATGACTAATCTGAGGCTAGCCATAGGCCTCCTTCTGCCTTACCTTCCCGGGCgtattctctgtgtctctctctgtctctctgtctctgtctctgtctcttgctctcttgtgCTCTCTTGTGCTCTCTAGTGCTCTCTtgtgctctcttgctctctcttgctctcttgctctctcaccaGCACACTGGCAAATTGATCCATCAAGTTTCTGAAGCACTCCTTTGCTCATTTCGAACCTACTTTTGGGGATtcctgtcaggggcagctttgcttatacactgaaggcctaaaatcagccataggcctaagccagattgctaacacaaagtctcgggtctctgtggaaaaacactgaaacagataactataagatattgtaaacaggcagctttggtggaaatttaccagcctgggtagtaacaagtagtcataggtcttgtggatagtcatagaccttgggtagccttggtggatagtatcaacttagataaggacaagtgaatcgtAGGCAGAGTCACAAtgaactgtcccctgaaccttcaccgagctgacactctgttctgaaatatatctgtactccccctgaacacctacgctcctgagtcatccccttccccacatcctgcctttttgtgtatataacccctgtgtgaaaaagtaaaaagtattgtggtttgatcagcctattgACAAGCCATGATTCTTTGCATTcgcctgtcccccatcttctctttcaggtgacctccccagacccctgtttaatgccctgctgcaCAGGAGAGATTCCAACACAGATTAAAAACCAGCAGCTCTTTAGGAATCCTCTAGGACTCTAGCACCGATTGGAGCTGCTGACATATCTAATCTCaaagactgaacaactactagattcttgacCTTTCCATCCGGAGACACCCATCCTGGGCCTACCCAGACCACAGCCTATAAACAATTCTAGTGAATCTGCCTTTAATATATATTCTACCAGTTCTGTCCCtttagagaaccctaactaatacaggtGACTCTGGGtagtgctggcacatgcctttaatgccagtactcagaaagcagaggcaatagttctctgagttcaaggccacagaATGAGATAGTCAGaactacacactcacacacacacacacacacacacacacacacaaaccctgtcttaaaaaaacaaaactaactgaaaccaaatcaaacagcaacaacaacaaatttctAAAGTTAACTAGTAACTagtacatattattttataatatgaaaGAAAAGTTAATAGCTATTCCCTGCCTGAGTCCATATAATATAATGGACTGAATATGCTtccccaaggagtggcactattaggaggtgtggccttgttggaggaagtgtgtcactgtgggagtggctTTGAGACCATCCTCCTGGCTGTCTGTGAGACAGTCTTCTGGTTTCCTTCAgtccaagatgtagaactctcagttccttctccagcatcttGGAGTCCAttacaaatgaaaattatagCAGTGTTTGAGAGAAATAACCCAAGGAGAatagggttctttttttttttttcaaacaactaGATTTATACTGtgacttctcattttaaaatactgttacaCCAAGTAAAACCTAAGGATAACTTTTCATCTTACAcactacttttattttaaagaaaaaaattcaattatTAATGCAAATTTTCAATAGAGACTGTGCCCTAAAATAGTCATTATGACATTTAGAACGAACATTTTACAAAATAGCCACAAACTGGAAGCCCTTGAGGTTATTATGAGTCAGCAGGTTTCTATATATAAGATAGAAAACATATGCAATTATTTGAGTTCACTTTTGAAAATCTgtgtgtcacatacacacacacaaaatgtatttttctaattatCTTAAAAACTACAGAGTACAGCCATGTTGGTATTGGACTTTACACTTGCCAAAAAACCCCAAAGTGTCTGTCTGGTCAGGAAGTGTGCTTTCTAGTTCAGTGCAAGTCCCATAAAACACTGCCCACAGCTTCTTTCTGGAAGGTCTGCACATTTGCAGTTGCATTTGTTCTGAACTACCCAAgcatataaacaatttaaataattaaatttttataattaatattaaaaaggtgtactggttgctcttcacttcttcaggattcctcTCCTTCATGCTCAGTTCCTCAGCAGACCAGGACTGAAGTCCTAGGACCTGGAAGGTCTAACTTTCAGGAGAGGCAGGTGTAAGGAAGACTCAGAGGATGTCTTGATAGGAGCTGGAAGAAGAGAGACcattaggagagaaaagaagggaataaaGGAGAGATGTGAGGGAAGGAACACATGGACGGAGGAGGCTTACCTTCTCTTTTTCCTGATATAGAAGGCTACAGCACACAACAATAGAACAAGTATTGCTACTATCAAGAAGATCAAGCCCATGGATACTTGTCCGGCACCTGGTTTGGAAGAATACAATGTATCTCTCAACAAGGAACCAGTCCCTGTTTCAAGTTTCCTATTCGAATTTAAAGTATATGCTTTTTACTTCTCATGAGTTTAGATTGTCCATTTCCTGTCAGGATCTGGCTACATGCTATGCAAACAGGTGTGAACTGTCTACCTCCAGCCCTTTCTGTGTGAATCTCCGTGGTTACCCTCTCTTAGCATCAATTTCTTCATTCTTAAAGTCAGAACAACAACACTTGCAACAAAGCTAAGTGACAAGCTGAAATGAAGCACAGGCAGCAAAGTGGCCAGTGCTCCCTCAGGACACACCATACTACAGCTATGTCTAGGGCCCTGGGTGCTCTCCATAAGGGATGGGTCTTCCTGAACTTTATTATTTGCCACTGACCTCTGGAGCTTTTGAGTTTCTGGGTCTTCTTTGTTCTGATACACAGGGCATCTTATCTCAACTCTTCTGGGGTTCACTTTTTATTTAGAATTCTGTCCTGTCTCTTCTATAATAGGGGCTTCATCTCTGAAACTAGGCTTGTTCAATTCTCACTCCATGTTTGAAGGATACCTCTACTCACTGGCAACCCAGGTTACAGCTCTTTCTTACCCCAGTAGAGGATGATATCCTGCCCTCCTAGACTGCTGTGCTTCACCCTGCAGGCCAGgccagccacctctccagcctccacatccAGGGTTGCTTGAAGATACCATGTCTCATCAGCATTCGGCAGGATGTCACCTCTGTGAGTACCCTGTTGCTCCTGGTCACCCCGCATCCACATCACCCACACAGGCTTTGGGTAGAAACCAGAGACATGACACACCAGCTTCAGATGGCCATGTGCAGGGTTGGAGCCACTGGACAACCAGGCCACTGGCTTCTCTGTACTCACCAAGAGAATAAGAAGGAAATCTTAAAGGAGGAATTTTTATATTGGGGCTCCAGGTCTCCTATCAAGTTCATGTGTCCCACACGCCCCCCTCTGCAGATGACCCTGCTTGTTAGTTTAATCCATTTGTATCCCCCTGACTAGGAAAACCATCCCTGACACTTCTACCCCTCTCCCTGATCTGAACCTCCTGTAGCCCTCCTCTGTACTCTAGAACAATCTGAGTTCAGCTGATACAGCCTATCTCAAATAAGGAGTGGCTCAGTTCTTATTCCCAGTGCTTATTTAACTCAATTTATAGACTCCAAGAGTGGCTCTCAGTGAAAAGCATAAACCCCACATGCCTTGATCACTTCTTCCTAGGCCTTGTCCTTCCTCTACAGCTGACAGGGATGGAAAAACCTAGATGGATCCAAGTGGAGAACCAGGGTGAAAGTAGCAGGCTGACCTTGCTTCTCTAGGTCTGACTTCCCTGCCTCCAGGAGGCCACGGGCAAAGTGGGGGTAGGTGTCATTCAGGAGGGTCTGCACTTTTTCACTTGTCCCTTGATCATCGTTGAGCACTTTGATGGGCAAGTCTAACCATGATGGGGCCCCTGGGACTGTCTGCCAGGACGTTCCCTGGAATCTCACAACATATTCTCCTTGAAGGGCTACATGTAAGAAGCTTTGTGAAGCATTCCCAGGGTACAGTTCACAGCCAGCAGACAACTGGATCTCAATGGGATCTGTAAGGAGGAGCGGGTGGAGAACAGAGAGTTAATGATTAAGGGGtttggaagaaaggagaggaaactggCATGAAGATTACAGTTAGGGGCCAGTTGAGGGAAATGCTCATGGTGTCCTAGGGCAGAATCGGGCTATTTTCAGAAAGCACAAGGTTTAATTACTTTTAGACAGAAGTGAAAATCCTAAGGGTGGATAGAGAAGAGACGCTCATCACAGAAGCCCACAGTTATCCAGTTGGGGTTCCGGGGCACTTTCGCCCACTGGGTTCAGGGGTCCATCCCTCCACTCACAGTCTTCTTTAGGTGTCATCATTTTGACTAATTCCTGGATGTCCCTGGTAAAGCTCACTCGATAGACTTGAAACAGATGCTGCAACTTCTCCCACTGCTGGTTACTGAGCTTGCCCTGGGACCAGGGCTTCGTGAAGCTGATGGTGTCTGAGTCATTACTCCAGCGGTGGGTCTGCAGATCCCCCAGCCAGACCACGCTGTCTGTGCGGAACCAGCTTCTGTTGGCGAAGGAAGACATCTGCAGGCAGCGGAAGGTGTAATTCTTTTGCTGGACTGGAACAATGGAAAGTAAACAAACCCAGTGATTGTGCTCAGTCTTCAGACAGACTGCAGTAGGAAACAGCAGAGCTTTAGCTGTTCTTGAGAAGGAGAGGAGGTAGGGTCAGTGTAGTTCTTTCTGCACTGAGCTATGCTCTGAGCCTGATCTGCACATTGTTCCTCTCACTAGTTGCTGCATGCAGGGAAGCCTAGTCCAACCTCCAACCTCCTGTTAAGCCACAGAGCTCCTGCCaggctctctctcccttccttctctagcTCGTTCTGTGAGCCCCTTTACTCACTCACTTACCTTCAGATTGTCCCCAGACCTGTGGGAATGCCCAAAGCAACAGGCAAGGTAGGTACCTCATAGCGCCAGAGGTCTGCACAGCTCTGGGCTCTGACTTCTGTGGTTTACTCTGCTCCCTGCCTAGTATATAAAGGCTCTGGGGCTTTTGGCACAAAGCCAGCCAACCCGGAAGGAAGCACAGGCAGGATTTGTAAACTACTCTTTTACAAAGCCAAAGTCCCTAATAATTGAAGACATCCAGGAATTAGTCAATTGCTACACAAACCACTTTCTCAACTGTCTTTCATTATACTAaagaatgagtttgaggccactcaTCTCAATATCGAAAGCAAGacacaaagttttatttttgttacaacTCCGATGTTATTAAAAAGACGAGGGGAAAAATTGGAAAAAGGTTTTGGAAGGGGGTGGAAggggtttcgagacaggctttcactgtatagccccggttgtcctgaaactcactctgtagaccaggctggcctcgaactcagaaatacacttgcctctgcctcccaagtgctggggttaaggcatgagccaccagtgCCAGGCTGGAAAAAGTTTTAATCTCAGTAGCAGGAACTGTCTGTAGGTGCTCTGTTTCATGCATTTGTTTTACGAATTTGGCTCTTCCAAGGTCTCCGCAAatatcacattaataataataataataataataataataataataataggctaGTAAGTTTCTTCATAGCTCTCCTATCCCCACAGTGtctcatgtcagattctttgTCTCCTTACCCTGGAGTCTACTCCCCTTTCCTTATCTGTCCTCTGGCTCTCCCGACTCCATTTTGGGAGAGCACAGGCATATTTTAATTGTACTATATATTGTACTATGTCATGATTTGCGAGATTCGAAGACTTGTGGCAGTCTGACATGCAGAAAAGGTGAAAGTGACGCAATGTGCCCACTCAAAGGGCTAACGAACAGTGAAAACATGTGGCAGACACCTGCATACAGGCgtgtttcccactttctctcaAAGAATGAACCTCCTGTTACTGAGAACAGAGACAAAATTACAGGGTGTGCCTGTGAGTTTGAATGGCCATTCCCAATTTCTCACGCTTAAAACAAGCAGTACAAAAACAGTTGCTCAGAATTTCAGTTAccctgagaaaggagaagtggTCCCTGGCAAATCGGACTCCTGCAGCATCCTGATaccatcttcctccttccttttagTCACCCTGTTGTATGCTttgctctgtctttttctcttgtcTCCTAAGTGGGTCCCTTCTCTATGTCTCCACACTTAACATCTTCCCGACCTTCTGCTTCAATTATATGAAATACCTTTcacgagaagaaaaaaaaaaaatcatcggCATACAGGACGTCCTGGCCCTGCTGTGGCTTGCCTTGGAGCACCTTCTGGGACCCTACTCTCAGCCTCACATGCTTTCAGTCCATTAGATACAGCTTCTTCCTGCCTGTGATCTCATTCACAAATAGACCCCTTTGGGGGACTCTTGTCTTCCAGGCCCTACCTAGTTTCCACTCAAATTTTGaactttaatgttattttttcaCGAGGGCCTTTTCAAGCTTCCCAGACAGTGTGAATAAAGGCAGGAAAGCTAGCCAGCCCGTCTCCACACACTGGGTGCAGCTACCTTTGTGGCCCTTTCTTCCTCACACATAGGCCTTCTGATTCCAGAAATGTTAGTTTGACTCCTCTTTGTCCTTGCTATACTCAGCTGGAGGCTTGTCAGAACACCAGAATCACGTTTCTGAACCCAGACTCCTCCATTCTGCCTTCACCAACACTTCACTCCTGCTGT
Above is a genomic segment from Arvicanthis niloticus isolate mArvNil1 chromosome 4, mArvNil1.pat.X, whole genome shotgun sequence containing:
- the LOC117707124 gene encoding antigen-presenting glycoprotein CD1d-like, with protein sequence MRYLPCLLLWAFPQVWGQSEVQQKNYTFRCLQMSSFANRSWFRTDSVVWLGDLQTHRWSNDSDTISFTKPWSQGKLSNQQWEKLQHLFQVYRVSFTRDIQELVKMMTPKEDYPIEIQLSAGCELYPGNASQSFLHVALQGEYVVRFQGTSWQTVPGAPSWLDLPIKVLNDDQGTSEKVQTLLNDTYPHFARGLLEAGKSDLEKQEKPVAWLSSGSNPAHGHLKLVCHVSGFYPKPVWVMWMRGDQEQQGTHRGDILPNADETWYLQATLDVEAGEVAGLACRVKHSSLGGQDIILYWGAGQVSMGLIFLIVAILVLLLCAVAFYIRKKRSSYQDIL